The following coding sequences are from one Lolium rigidum isolate FL_2022 chromosome 6, APGP_CSIRO_Lrig_0.1, whole genome shotgun sequence window:
- the LOC124661480 gene encoding KRR1 small subunit processome component homolog, with protein sequence MAPDVEANAAAEAPEGKNWKRKGKHDKEKPWDEDPNIDRWTVEKFDPSWNEGGLLEVSSFSTLFPEYREKYLQDAWPIVKGALKEFGVSCELNLVEGSMTVSTTRKTRDPYIILKARDLIKLLSRSVPAPQAIKVLNDEMNCDIIKIGSIIRNKERFVKRRERLLGPNLSTLKAIEILTGCYILVQGNTVAAMGTFKGLKQVRKVVEDCIKNIKHPVYHIKELLIKRELAKNPALATESWDRFLPNFKKKNVKQKKPNTKEKKQYTPFPPPQQPSKIDLELESGEYFMSDKKKSAKKWQDKLDKQSEKSEEKKRKREAAFVPPKENTQSTKTTDDNNGIADIAKSLKKKAKKLRNSEAQENVKIESYVASNEESHSKKKHKSSSM encoded by the exons ATGGCTCCGGACGTCGAAGCCAACGCGGCGGCGGAAGCCCCGGAGGGCAAGAACTGGAAGCGGAAGGGGAAGCACGACAAGGAGAAGCCGTGGGACGAAGACCCCAACATCGACCGCTGGACGGTGGAGAAGTTCGACCCCTCCTGGAACGAGGGCGGCCTGCTGGAGGTCAGCTCCTTCTCCACCCTCTTCCCCGAGTACCGAG AGAAGTACCTGCAGGACGCGTGGCCGATCGTCAAGGGCGCGCTCAAGGAGTTCGGAGTCTCGTGCGAGCTCAATCTG GTGGAGGGTTCCATGACTGTTTCGACCACCAGGAAAACCAGGGATCCATACATTATTCTCAAGGCCAGGGACCTGATAAAACTACTGTCGCGGAGTGTCCCTGCACCCCAA GCAATCAAAGTACTCAATGATGAGATGAACTGTGATATTATCAAGATTGGCAGCATCATAAGAAACAAG GAAAGATTTGTCAAAAGGAGAGAACGTCTTCTGGGTCCTAATCTATCCACCCTTAAG GCTATAGAGATTCTGACTGGCTGCTACATCTTAGTTCAG GGGAATACTGTTGCTGCCATGGGTACCTTTAAGGGACTGAAACAAGTCCGAAAGGTTGTGGAGGACTGCATAAAGAACATAAAGCATCCAGTATACCACATTAAG GAACTACTAATTAAACGTGAGCTGGCTAAGAATCCTGCCCTAGCCACTGAAAGCTGGGACAGGTTTCTGCCAAACTTTAAGAA AAAGAATGTCAAGCAAAAGAAGCCGAATACTAAGGAGAAGAAACAGTACACACCCTTTCCGCCTCCTCAACAGCCTAGCAAG ATTGATCTTGAACTGGAGAGTGGTGAGTATTTCATGAGTGACAAGAAGAAGTCAGCAAAGAAATGGCAAGATAAGCTAGATAAGCAATCAGAGAAAtcagaggaaaagaaaagaaagcgaGAAGCTGCATTTGTTCCACCCAAG GAGAACACTCAATCCACAAAAACTACTGATGACAACAACGGGATTGCTGATATTGCGAAGTCCTTGAAG AAAAAGGCAAAGAAATTGAGGAATAGTGAGGCACAGGAAAATGTGAAAATAGAGTCATATGTTGCAAGCAATGAAGAATCACACTCCAAAAAGAAGCACAAATCTTCATCCATGTAA